CATTTGATCAAGACCTAGTCTTAATTTTTAGAAAAGATAGAAAGAATTATCAATTTTTAATTTCGGCCAATGCACAATATCCAAGAATGTATTTGACTAAACAAAACATTGCAAATCCTGATAAAGCACCTATTTTTGTCATGGTTTTAAGAAAATACTTAGAAGGTTCAGTTTTGCAATCGATTGAGCAAGTTGGCTTAGGCCGAATTGTCAACTTTCATTTTAGTAATCGAAATGAACTTGGTGATCAAGTCAAGCTCGTGCTTTCTGTAGAATTAATGGGACGTCATAGTAATGTCATCCTTTATAATCAAGAAGACAATCACATTATTGATTTACTTAAGCGAATTAATCCTGATGAAAATAGAGCGCGTGTTTTACTGCCAAAAGCAAAATATGAGTTGCCCCCACTAAAACCAGGATTAAATGGGTTGACTCTATCAGAAAGTGAATTTAAACAATTAAGTAGTGAAAACCAGCCTAATGAAATTGCTCAAAAAATGGATGGCTTAGATAAAGATGATCGAACTGAATTATTAGGCTATCTTGAAGACGATTACACTTATTCATCTTTTAAGATCTTTTTTAATCAGTTTGACAATCCGCGTGCTTTTATTTTAAAAACACCTAGAAATAAGCGTAAGATTTTTTGTTATTTGCCCTATCATTTAGATTTAGAGAAAGAAAGCTCTAATCCAGATCTGAATGCTGGCTTAGATGAATTTTATGAATATCAGGCAACACGTGATTGGGTTAAGCAGCGTGCAGGACAAGTTGAACGTGTAGTTAAGAATGAGCAAAAGAAACTAACTAAGAAAGTTAAAAAACTTGAGAAGCAATTAGATCTTGCTGAAAATTCAGAGGGCTATAGAATTAAAGGCGAAATTTTAAATGCAAATTTGGCTCAAGTAAAACCTGGAATGACTAAAGTTTCATTACCTAACTATTACGAAAATAATGCTCCATTAGAGATTAAATTAGATCCTGCTCTCTCCCCTGCTCGTAATGCGCAAAAGTATTTTACTCGTTACAAAAAGTTACGTGATTCTATTAAGCACATTAATGAACAGCTTCGTATTGCTAAGGATGATATTCGTTACTTTGATTCAATTCAAACAGCTATTGACAATGCGAATCCACAGGATATTGATCAAATTACAGATGAATTGATTAATCAAGGATATTTACGTAAACAAAAGAAAAATAAGCGTAGGAAGAAAATCACTGAACGCAATTTAAATGAATTTAAACTTTCATCTGGTAAACACGTATTGGTTGGTAAAAACAACTATCAAAACGATTGGCTTACTCTTAAAAAAGCTAATAAATCTGATTACTGGTTTCATGTTAAGAATATGCCAGGCTCACATGTGATCTTACGCGATGATCAGCCTACTGATCAAGATATTAAAGAAGCGGCTGAGATTGCAGCTTACTTTTCTAAGGCTAAAAATTCCGCTCACGTACAAGTTGATTATGTGCAAGACAAGCGTGTGAAAAAGCCTAATGGTGCTAAACCAGGATTTGTAATCTACACTGGACAAAATTCAATTGAAGTAACTCCTGAAGAAAAGGAAATTATGAATAAAAAAATTGAAAAATAAAAATCATCGAACTAGTTAGTTCAATGATTCTCATAAATGCAAAGTCATATCGACTTTGCATTTTGTTTTGCTTATTAAATAGGTTGAGTAGTTAAAGCCAATGATTCTAGAACGTCTAAAATCAATTCCGCTGTTTCGATACTTGAGAAAACAGGAATATGTGTATTCAGCGCTTCATCTCTGATGCGCGATGCATCTTCGCTAGCTGCATCAGACAAATTAGTAATATTAATAACCATGACGATCTTATGTTGACGAATTTTATCTAGTAGATTTCTAGGGTCTTTATGAACCTTCTCCACTACTCCAGTAGTAATCCCAGCTTCCGCAAACATATTAGCTGTTCCTTCGGTCGCAATTAATTTGAAACCCAAGCGATCAAATCGGCGAGCTAGTTGGGTCACGCGATTCTTGTCTTCATCTCTGACTGAAATAAAGATTGTTCCATAACTTGGAATATGTAAATCACTTGCTTCATATCCTTTGTATAAAGCCTTAGCTAGTTGAGTATCTCGACCCATTACAGAACCTGAGGATTTCATATTTGAATCGAAAGTATTACCACTTGAATAATTAAGAAATGAAAATACTGGCATTTTAATATGAATAAAATCGCTGTTTTGCCATAGACCATTAGGATATCCTAGCTCTGCTAAATTTTTGCCAATTAAAGCTTCTGTAGCACAAGTAGTGATATCCTTATCTAGTGATTTTGATAAAAATGCTACATTATGACCTGCATATGGTTTAATTTGCAATAGATATAGGTCATTATCAACGAATAAATAGTGCAGATTAAAAATACCTTTTGTTTTCAGCTGCTTAATTAATTTAATTGACTCTTGCTCAATCTTTTTTTGCTGCTCTTCGGTTAAATTTTGCGGCTGAATCACTGCAATTGAATCAGAGGCATGCGAACCTGTTTGCTCTAGATGTTCAATTATACCGGGCAAAGTTACATTGGTACCATCAGAGATAGCCGTTACCTCATATTTGTGTCCCTCAATAAAGCGAGAAATAGTTATTTGATCAAGTTGGTTTTCTGCTAAATATTTCTCTATTGCAGGAACATCATAAACAACTGCAGATTTTTTCTTGTTTTCTTTATTCATACCGCCAATTAAAAGTGGAAAACCATATTTAGAAGCAAAAGCGAAAACCTGGTCTGTATCAGTTGTTTTATTTAATGCCGGGACCCGCTTTAAGGTAGTAAATTGTTGATCAAGCAAAGTAGTAATCTTATCCCGCGGATCGTCGTTTGCCTTTTGCCCAATAACGTGCAAACCACATTTTTCCAACTCTTTACTCAATGCACTGATTCTTTTGCCAGAAAATTGAACTAATACATCAGAAATATTTTCTCTTTTAGCAACAGTTAGAATATTTTCAACTGTAATGGAATCAAAATAAACTCGGTCAATATTCTTATACCTTGATGAAATCGATTCGTCATTATTTGATAGAAGCACAGTAACATAGCCATACTTATGTAAAGTATCGGCCGCGTGAGCAATCATATAGTCAAACTCGCTAGTAACCGAAACTTGAAGCGGCAACATGCCCAAAATCAAGATCTTTTTTTCAGCATTTAAAGCTTTTGCTTCATTTTGAACATCATATGCACTGTAGTAAGCACAAACATTAGGTTTATATATACCTGCTGAGCCGTCGATCTTCAAATATGATGGCTGCAAGTCAATTTTATTAATCAAAGAGCGAACTTCAGTAACTGATTTTTGTAAAATCTTAGCTAATAATGGGTTAAAGAATCCATAGTCTTTAGCTTCTTGCAGCAAATCACGCGAAGGCTGCTCCTTCTCTTGTAATAACTTTTTGCCAAGTCTTACAATGTGAAGCAATTTCTGATAATAAACCGGATGCAAATGTGTTACTTTTTGTAATTCAGAATATGGAATATCTTGATCAATTGCGGCTAATAATTTAACTAAATGCAATTCATCAGGATGTGCCAAATCATTCAAAATATCTGCAGTGGATTTTTCTTTTTCTTTTATAAAAGCATGCCAACCCAGTTCTAAATTAATAGTTGCATCTAAGCCTTTCAGAAAAGCAGTTTCAAAATTACGCCCTACACCCATTGCTTCTCCACTTGCTTGCATGCGACTTCCTAGCAAATAGTGGTTATAACCGGATTCAGCAAATGACCAATATGGCATTTTAATTGCTACTGCATCTAAGGTGGGTTCAATTGAGGCATTAAGTCCAGATAGAGGATCGGTAATCTCATTCAGTCGATAACCGATAGCAACTTTGCTAACGACATATCCCACATCATACATTCCAATTCTTTGAGCCCAAACAGAACTTCGCGTCAAACGCGGACGAATCGTCAAAAGCTTAGATCGAATTTGAGTTCCATGGTGTTTAATCGCAAAATGAAAACTAGCAAATCCAATGAGATCAAGATTAGACATGATTTTTCTAACGGTTATTCTTAACTCTTGAATATGATCATTGCTTAGGGTTAATGATGGCATCACAACTGCAGAGTCACCTGAATTAATACCTACAGCTTCAATAGATCCCGCAAAATTGATAAAAGCTAAATTGCCATCCTTATCACGGATTACGTCAACAATTACTTCTTCCCAACTAGATAAGTCTTCAGTTAAGCGATAATTCTTCCATGTAAAATTATCATTTTGCTTTTCTTCTTTAAAGTAACTGATTAAATCGGTAGGATTTGCAAATTGCAAATGTTCGTTGTGTACAAAACGGTTGTACTTAGTAACTAATACGGGAAAAGTGACTTTGTCGTTAATGCTTTCTAGCGCATTATCTAAATTATCCTGAATACTCTGATTAAGTTCCCAAGATTGCCCGGTATCAATATGTAGCTTAGTAAGCAACTTTGTCTTTTTCTGTTGATTCCCCATTTGTAGAGCACGCGAATTCAATGTTAGTAACTGAATTCCCATTTGTTCTAAAATGCCATCTTGTAATAACTTATGTGCAACCTTTAAACCATTAGTTGAACCATAAGCTGTCATAATTGCATCTGGCTCTTCCATCCGTAGAATTCTTTTCAGGAAGTCGAGAGTCATCGGTTCAAGATAGACTGTTACACCAGATTTTTTATCAGTTGAAATTGTAGCTGGATTAGGATTGACTAGCACAACTTGAATGCCTTCTTCTGTCAAAGCATCAATTGCTTCTGTTGCCATAAGATCCATTTCTGCTACACTACCGATTAAAGTAGGGCCTGATCCGATAATTAAAACTTTATCTAAATCGTTTTCTAATGGCATATAACTACCCCATCATCTGTAAAAAATAATCAAAAATTTCATCTGCATCATTAGTGCCTGGTGCTCCTTCAGGATTAAAAGCAGTGGCGATCAATTTGTCCTTACTGTTCCAGAAGCCCGCCATCAGTTCACTGTGTAGATCAAAGTATTCACGATTCATATTCATCTTCACACTATCAGGCAACACTAGTTGGTCAATATTCATCGCTGTTTGCCAGATAGCATTACTATTTTGTTCAATCACTGGATAATTAATACCATCAAATTCTTGTGGTAATTGAACCAGTTCAAAGCCGAGATAATCGCTCAAAGTTAAAAAACCTAATCCGATTCCTAAAATTGGATACTTACCATAAAAATGATCTAAAACTGGCGTTAGCTGATTAATTACTTCTTCTGGTTTTCCTGGCCCATTTGAAATAATTATTCCTTCAGGACGTAAGTTTTCAATATCAATCGGACTGGCACTGTATGGTAAAACTGTCGTATTTACTTTTCGTAAAGATAAAGCACGCAGCATTGAGTGCTTTAGCCCAAGATCTAGCACAGCTACAGTTCGTCCAACATTAGGGGATGCATATGCATTCTTAGTTGAAACAGTCGCAGATTTATTTTTAGGTAAAACTAGTGCTTTAATCTGATCAAAGGCATGCTCGTCATTAGTATCCATGATCGAAGCCTTAATTGTACCTTCTTCCATTAGACGATGAACTAAAGCACGAGTGTCAACTTTGAAAATTGCAGGGATGTTCTTTTCTTTCAAAAAAGAACTTAAATCTTCAAAATTTTCACTATCTGAAATATTTAATGCAATATCGTTAGCAATAATCCCTTTAACTACGGGATCAATACTTTCATAATCAATGGCATTAATACCGTTATTACCAATCATTGGTGAAGTAAAGACTAAAATTTTACCAGCATTAGTAGGATCTGTTAATGCTTCTTGGTAGCCAAAATTAGCCGTTTGAATTGCTAATTCACCGGTTGAAATAATACTGGCACCAATTCCTTCACCTGGAAATGAACTGCCATCTTCTAAAATCAAATAACGTTTCATATTATCACTTACTTGTTTGTTCTAGTTGAGCCAACGTTTCTTGAAAAATTTGTGGTGGTTCTACACTAAACTCTAGCCATTCGCCAGTACTTGGATGTTTAAATCCTAATACTTTAGCATGCAAAAATTGACCATGACCTTTCAAGGTTTTACGTGGACCGTATAATGGGTCTCCTGCAACCGGATGTCCAATATAGTCAAGATGAACTCTAATTTGATGGGTTCTTCCAGTTTCAAGCTGACACTCAATTAAGCTATAATCCTTGAACTGCTCAAGCACCTTGAAGTGAGTAATAGCTTTTTTGCCTGTTTCAACTACCGCCATTTTCTTGCGGTCATATGGATTGCGACCAATTGGTGCATCAATTACCCCATTTTCTTCCGCAAAATTACCATGAACAATTGCCCAATAAAGACGTTTGTTAGTCTTATGAGCCAATTGATCTTCTAATGATTCACGAGCCTTGGCGGTCTTAGCGATCATTAATAAACCAGATGTATCTTTATCAATCCGGTGGACAATTCCAGGACGAAATCCTTCTGGTGATTGTGCTAAGGCCTTGGTGTGATATAACAACGCATTTACTAAAGTATGATCTGGATGACCTGGTGCGGGATGCACTACCATACCTTGAGGCTTGTTAACTACAATGACATCATCGTCTTCATACACGATATCAAGTGGAATATTTTCGGGTATAACATCTAACGGTTTAACCGCTGGAATATTAACTTCGATTTTATCTCCCGCCTGAATCTTATAAGATACTTTTTCGACTTTGCCATTAACTAGGATATTTTGGTCTTTAACCAGTTCTTTAACTCTAGTTCGAGATAGATCAGGAATTTGTTCTGAAACAAACTTATCTAAACGTCCCTTTTCGTTTTTTACTTCAAGTGAATATTCTTTAGTCATGTTGTTCTTCCTTACCTTCAATAAAAATTAAGTAAATGAACACAAGGATTACTCCAACAGTAATTGCGGAATCCGCAATATTAAAAATGTTGAAGTGAACAAAATCAAGCTGAAGCATATCAACTACATATTTTAAATGCAAACGATCAATAAAATTACCAACAATTCCACCTAAGATGAGGGCTAAACCCGCATCAAACAAGGTATTCTTGTACTTTTTGTTAAAAAGAAAATACAAGCAAACACTAATGGCAATAATACTGATAATGTAAAAAAGCCACATTTGACCAGTTAAAATGTTCCAAGCCGCGCCATTATTTTGTAGATAATTAAAAGAAAGAATTCCAGGAATAATCTGGTGTACTTCTCCTATAGCATAATGAGCAACAATATAATTTTTTAGTCCTTGATCAGCAAGAACGACAACTAATGAAATAATTAAATATAAAAATTGCATATTTTTTAGAATAATCCACTAATTTTACCATTGTTATCAACGTCAATGTCTAAGGCTGCAGGATGCTTAGGTAAACCAGGCATATCTAGCACGTGACCAGTAGTGACTACGATAAAACGAGCTCCATTTTTTAAACTAATTCCCTTTACATGAAGCTTAAAATCAGTTGGAGCACCTAATTCATTCTTATTATCAGTGAATGAATATTGTGTTTTAGCGATAATTACAGGTAAGTTAGCCTTGTCTAACTTTCTTAATTCTTCGATTTGTTTTTCAGCTTTTTCGCTGTATTCAACTCCGGCTGCATGATAAATCTTAGTGGCGACTTTTTTAATTTTATCTTTAACATCGTCATTATCTGCGTATGTTGGAGTTAAATTTGCTGCATTAGAATTAGCTAAATTAATCACAGCTTGAGCAGCTTTAATGCCACCTTTTGAACCTTCACCATGGTAAGTAACCACTTGAGCTTGAACGGCCTGTTCTTCAATTAATTGCTTAAGTAAAGCGAGTTCTTGTTCAGTATCTGAAGCAAAACGATTGATCAAGACAATTACTGGTACATTGTATGAACGCATATTATTCATGTGTCGTTCTAGATTCTTAAATCCTTCTTTCAATGCATCCAAGTTTTCTTCATTTAAATGATCAGTTGAGCCTAATGCCTGATATTTTAAAGCACGAACAGTTGCTACAACTACTGCAGCATCGGGCGTCTTGTCCAGATGTCTTGAGACAAAGTCCATGAACTTTTGCCCACCAAGATCACTACCAAAGCCGGCCTCAGTTAATACATAGTCGCTTAAATGCAAAGCCAAGTTTGTCGCAATGACGGAATTGGCTCCATGTGCGATATTAGCAAAAGGCCCCCCGTGCACTAATGCTGGTGTGTGTTCCAAGGTCTGTACTAAGTTAGGCTTCAGCGCATTAGACAATAGTGCAGCAATTGCACCTTGGAATCCTAACTGTTTAACATAAACCGGCTCATCATCTTTAGTGTAGCCAACTAGCATATCACCAATTCTACTCTTTAAGTCGTTGATATCTGTTGCTAAACAGAGAATTGCCATTAATTCATTAGCAACAGTAATAGCAAAACTAGCTTGGTGCTCAACACCATTGAATTTAGAGCCTTGACCAACCGTGATTTTTCTTAAAGCACGGTCATTAACATCAAGCCCACGCTTAAGTAAAATTCGGTCAGGATCAAGATTTAGGCTATTGTCTTGGTAGATGTAGTTATCAACTAAAGCTGCAAGTGTGTCAATTGCGGCAGTTAAAGCATGCATATCTCCTGTGAAGTGTAGGTTGATATCTTCCATAGGGATGATTTGTGCTTTCCCACCACCTGTAGCACCGCCTTTTAATCCAAAAACAGGTCCCATCGAAGGTTCACGCAAGGCGATCATCGCATTCTGGTGCAACTGATTGTGAATTGCATCCCCCAAGCCAATTGTAATCGTTGACTTACCTTCCCCAGCGGGAGTAGGAGAAATTGAGGTTACTAATACTAATTTACCTAACTTTTTACTAGCACGAGTCCTGTTAATGGCTTGCCAAGTAATCTTAGCCTTATCATGACCATAAGGTTCTAAGTCTTCCTCTTTCAAGCCTACCTTAGCGGCTATTTCATTAATAGGTAATTCTTTGGTTTCTTGTGCGATTTCAATATCTGATTTCATTATTGCTTATTCTTCTTTCTAGACATCATTAAAACAGAATAGCTTTGGTAATCACTTTTTAGTTGATAAACTTGAAAATTACGCCAACTTGAAAGCAAAGTCATTTGATTGATTTTTACTTTTGAACGATATGGCAACTTGAGTAATATTTTGTCTCCACCCTTTTGCAAGTAAGAAAAGGACCAAGTATAAACTGCTAAAAGTAAGAAAATGATACCAACTACTATTCCAGGTATACTAATTGCTTTGTTCCCTTCATAGCCCAAAATAAAGGCGATAAATAGAACGATTAAGAGCCAAGAATAATAGATAATTCCTGCAACTCCTAGAAACATGAAATGCCGTTTAGATTTTAGAATTTAGATCACACCCTATTTATTTAATCATGTCTATTGTATCAAAGATTTAATCAAAATAAGAGGGTTGAACTTACAGCAATTAAATATAAGTCCAATCCTCTATCACATTTATTTACTTTACTACTGCTATTTCGTCTCTAACCTTTATATTGCTTGAATCGATGCCAGGTTTTTGACCGTGAAGATTAAAGTCTAAATCAACTGTCGGTTGAAACAGTAAGACATGTGTTGAACCACCAAAGTGGAACATGCCCAATTGCTCACCTTTTTTGACATGCTGTCCAATACGAACAGTAATTTCGTTGTTTGATACATCTCCCATACCTACGGCTACAAAGCACATCAGGCCTATCTTAGGGTTATCAGCTTGAATAAAGATTACAGCACGTGTTGCAGTTGAAGTTAAAAAGGCTTGTGAGTCATTAGCAGCTACTGGATCAGCACCATTTGGATTTTCGAAACCTTGACTTAACGCTTCACCATAGTAGCTACCATTGATGTGATATGCTTTAACAATCTTACCACTAACTGGACTGTTCCAACGGTGATAGCTTAAGGCGCTTAAAAATGCCTGATAAATAGTGCCACCCTCGAATTTAGAAGTCCAAGGATCATTATGAAGTAGATCAAGCAAGGAATATGGGTGCCCCTTGATCCAAAACTTATTTTTCAAAGGAACATGCTCTACTTCTTTTGAGTTAGATTGAGAAGTTGTTGATGTATTTCCTGGATAATCACCAGTTTTCGTATCATCAGTGTCTGAACCTAGTGAAATGTACGTGATCTTAATAGGTTCAAAGTGATCATCACCATGTTTAACAACTTCAACAGCTTTGGCATTTCGATTTGGAGTATAACCTTGAATTTCTGGGGCATTGTATTCACTAAAACTACTAATTGTCCAGTTACTATACTTAATCACCTTCCCTGTTACTTCATCTAATGTCGCAGTTCTCGTTAGCGTTATCAATTGACTAGCATCAATGGTACTGCCATCAGGTCTGACTACCGTAATTTGACGTTTGATCATTTCGTTTAAATCATTTTGACTAACACCAGTTAGATAATTCTTACTTGGATTATCTGGCAACTTATCAGTTGACTGCTTTGGACCATTTGGTGTGATAACTATTACTTTATGCTTCAAATGAATATCAATTGGATCATTGTCAGAAGCTTTAAATTTATAGCTGGTTGGTAACATACTTACTAATTCATAACCTGCGGGGATGATAAAGTCACCATCATGATAGGTTAGTTTCTTCAGCTTGGCCTTGACCGATTTCTGCCTTATTAGCATTGGCATCCTGGTTAGGCTGAACTTCGATTGGCTTAGCAGTTGCACTAGGCTGCTCTACCCCCCCATTTTGAGTTTGAACATTAGAATTTTTTACTTTGCTTTCAACTAATTGTCTAGCTTTAATAGTTGATTCGGGTTTAGAGACTGTCAAATTATTTTCTGTATGATTTTCAACAGAATTATCTGCAGTATTATCGTTTTCTTGAGAAGTTGGTTCAGCAGCCTTACCAGAAACATCATCTGTTTTATCTTTATTTAAACCAGCTTGCACAGAAGAATCTGCTTTCTTCTGTACTACTTTCGCAGTTTGCACACCGCTATCTACCGTACTTGCTTGTACAGTATTTGTATTAATCGCACCAACGTAAAACAAAGTTGATAACAACACTGAAGTGACACCGATAGATAATTTACGTATTCCAAAATGCTGAACTTGATCCGCATTTTGCTGTAATTCATTTTTCAGTGTTTTCTTTCCTGTCAAAGTCATATCAATCATTCTTCCTTATGTATGAATAAATTTTTCACATCATTATCTAGCAATTGTTATTATAATCTTGTTTGTAGTTATCGTATCAATGAAACACAACACAAAAGCTCTGGTCTTATTTTTAATAAAATTTCAGATTAAAAAAGCCGCGTCCGGTTTAGGGATGCGACTCGTCGATGTTATTAATTTTTTAAATATTCATCTAGTCTTTGTAAAATCTCGGCTCTTAGTGATTCAATTCTCTTAGCTATTGATTGCCACATGAATTTATCTTCAAAGCGGTCACAATAAGAGTAATATTCAGCTTCATTTATGTATTCTAATGCAGATAATGGATCTTCATCTGTACCATACCCTTTGTACAAACATAGCGCTAAACGATAATAAATATCTGATTTAATATCATCATCAATACCAGATTTATTAGCAAAATCTTCTGCTTTGATATAGTACTCAAGAGCCAAGTTGTAATTTTGTTTTATTGCATCTCCATAGAAGTAACTATCTCCTACTTTATAACAGGCTTCTGCACTACCGTCATCTGCGGCAATCTTAAAGCAGTAAAACGCCTTCTTGTAATCACGCTTCCCTGTACGACCATATTCATAAATATAGCCCAAATTACAGATAGCTTGAGTGTTACCTAGCTTTGCTGCATATTCATAATATTTTTGTGCTTTTAGGTAATCACCATTGCGGTAGGCCTCAGCGCCTATATCTAATAATTTATTTGATTTTTGTAATTTATCGTCTTCATCCATTATTCTGTCCTGATTATATCAAAATCTCTGAAAACCATGTTTATCGATAATTTAACACCATATCGATTATATCCTGTGCTTGCTGCAAATCTGCAGAACTGATCACTTTGACTTTATCTGGTATTTTAAAATCTTTATAATAGCCAACAAAACGTTTAATTATATCCATATTCACTGAATATTCTCGATCACGATTGCGCTGCACAAGAGTTTTTAATGCATGATCTAGAGACTCCTCACTGAATGGATCTTTGGAGTCCAATAATGGCTTAAAACAATCAATGACATATACTTGATAATCGACTGGCACTCTTTTCAGAATATCGCTGATTGGATTGAATCCATGACCAGCCAGATTCGTATTATCTATGACAGTTGGCAACTTATTCTGCAAACGTGTGTCTAGTTCTTCATAAAAAATATGCCATACAATTGATTCTGTTTGCGGGACAAAATTTATCTGAGTGTGACCATTATTAGAATTGATCCCATTTAGGCGAATTCTAATTTCATCTCCAGAAATAGTATAGTTTTGTAAATTATTCATCTTAATAAAACTAGATTTACCAGACGCTTGTGGTCCTAGCATTAAGATTAAAGGTATCTTTTTCATTTTATTGGTCATCCTGATAGAATAAATCTCTAAATTTCTTGTGTTTATACTGTTGTGCAAGTTGCGGTGTCTTCCAAGCAACACTATTTGTCCATAGTCCTGCACCCTCACCAATAACTACAACTGACTGACCGTTTTCAGTATGAGCACCATAATAAATACCATCACCAGCACCTTGCATCCAGGTACGGACATTCAAGTAATCAATGTTATGGATCTTCTTCCCTATCATCTGTGCCATGCCCCAATTCTTAGTAGCATTTCTATAAGACCTGGACATGTCGCTATATAAATGCTCGTTAGCAAATTTAACGTTAATTTTATGTAACTCTAGTGAACTGTAGCCATCATTGATTTTATTTTGACTAATCTTAATAGTTTCTAGTTTGTCATCATCAGCAGGATAAGTATACCAAGTTCCTTGTAGTTCTTTTGGTACATTTAATAGTCCATCATCTCCAGGCAAGTTAGATTTTTTACCAGTAGAATTCGAAGAAGCATTATTAGAATCTGAACGTTCATCGTTAACTTTGGCATTTTTAGCCAAGCTATTCACCAACTTGTCTGAATCCCGTTTGTTCAAATAAGCAATCATTTCTTTCATGGTAACTGATTCTAGCTTTTTACCATTTAAAAAGAGATAATAAATATTTTTACTATTTACTTGTTTCAGAGTATATCCTGCATTTTCGGAAACCATGTAGGCTACTCCGCTACCTTCATTCATATATGAATAATCTGATTGATTCTTCAAGTCAACTTCGAGC
This is a stretch of genomic DNA from Lactobacillus crispatus. It encodes these proteins:
- a CDS encoding carbamoyl phosphate synthase small subunit, translating into MKRYLILEDGSSFPGEGIGASIISTGELAIQTANFGYQEALTDPTNAGKILVFTSPMIGNNGINAIDYESIDPVVKGIIANDIALNISDSENFEDLSSFLKEKNIPAIFKVDTRALVHRLMEEGTIKASIMDTNDEHAFDQIKALVLPKNKSATVSTKNAYASPNVGRTVAVLDLGLKHSMLRALSLRKVNTTVLPYSASPIDIENLRPEGIIISNGPGKPEEVINQLTPVLDHFYGKYPILGIGLGFLTLSDYLGFELVQLPQEFDGINYPVIEQNSNAIWQTAMNIDQLVLPDSVKMNMNREYFDLHSELMAGFWNSKDKLIATAFNPEGAPGTNDADEIFDYFLQMMG
- a CDS encoding RluA family pseudouridine synthase gives rise to the protein MTKEYSLEVKNEKGRLDKFVSEQIPDLSRTRVKELVKDQNILVNGKVEKVSYKIQAGDKIEVNIPAVKPLDVIPENIPLDIVYEDDDVIVVNKPQGMVVHPAPGHPDHTLVNALLYHTKALAQSPEGFRPGIVHRIDKDTSGLLMIAKTAKARESLEDQLAHKTNKRLYWAIVHGNFAEENGVIDAPIGRNPYDRKKMAVVETGKKAITHFKVLEQFKDYSLIECQLETGRTHQIRVHLDYIGHPVAGDPLYGPRKTLKGHGQFLHAKVLGFKHPSTGEWLEFSVEPPQIFQETLAQLEQTSK
- a CDS encoding carbamoyl phosphate synthase large subunit, with the protein product MPLENDLDKVLIIGSGPTLIGSVAEMDLMATEAIDALTEEGIQVVLVNPNPATISTDKKSGVTVYLEPMTLDFLKRILRMEEPDAIMTAYGSTNGLKVAHKLLQDGILEQMGIQLLTLNSRALQMGNQQKKTKLLTKLHIDTGQSWELNQSIQDNLDNALESINDKVTFPVLVTKYNRFVHNEHLQFANPTDLISYFKEEKQNDNFTWKNYRLTEDLSSWEEVIVDVIRDKDGNLAFINFAGSIEAVGINSGDSAVVMPSLTLSNDHIQELRITVRKIMSNLDLIGFASFHFAIKHHGTQIRSKLLTIRPRLTRSSVWAQRIGMYDVGYVVSKVAIGYRLNEITDPLSGLNASIEPTLDAVAIKMPYWSFAESGYNHYLLGSRMQASGEAMGVGRNFETAFLKGLDATINLELGWHAFIKEKEKSTADILNDLAHPDELHLVKLLAAIDQDIPYSELQKVTHLHPVYYQKLLHIVRLGKKLLQEKEQPSRDLLQEAKDYGFFNPLLAKILQKSVTEVRSLINKIDLQPSYLKIDGSAGIYKPNVCAYYSAYDVQNEAKALNAEKKILILGMLPLQVSVTSEFDYMIAHAADTLHKYGYVTVLLSNNDESISSRYKNIDRVYFDSITVENILTVAKRENISDVLVQFSGKRISALSKELEKCGLHVIGQKANDDPRDKITTLLDQQFTTLKRVPALNKTTDTDQVFAFASKYGFPLLIGGMNKENKKKSAVVYDVPAIEKYLAENQLDQITISRFIEGHKYEVTAISDGTNVTLPGIIEHLEQTGSHASDSIAVIQPQNLTEEQQKKIEQESIKLIKQLKTKGIFNLHYLFVDNDLYLLQIKPYAGHNVAFLSKSLDKDITTCATEALIGKNLAELGYPNGLWQNSDFIHIKMPVFSFLNYSSGNTFDSNMKSSGSVMGRDTQLAKALYKGYEASDLHIPSYGTIFISVRDEDKNRVTQLARRFDRLGFKLIATEGTANMFAEAGITTGVVEKVHKDPRNLLDKIRQHKIVMVINITNLSDAASEDASRIRDEALNTHIPVFSSIETAELILDVLESLALTTQPI
- the lspA gene encoding signal peptidase II → MQFLYLIISLVVVLADQGLKNYIVAHYAIGEVHQIIPGILSFNYLQNNGAAWNILTGQMWLFYIISIIAISVCLYFLFNKKYKNTLFDAGLALILGGIVGNFIDRLHLKYVVDMLQLDFVHFNIFNIADSAITVGVILVFIYLIFIEGKEEQHD
- a CDS encoding Rqc2 family fibronectin-binding protein is translated as MAFDGLFIHSLLKDLVPTLVGGRLSKIYQPFDQDLVLIFRKDRKNYQFLISANAQYPRMYLTKQNIANPDKAPIFVMVLRKYLEGSVLQSIEQVGLGRIVNFHFSNRNELGDQVKLVLSVELMGRHSNVILYNQEDNHIIDLLKRINPDENRARVLLPKAKYELPPLKPGLNGLTLSESEFKQLSSENQPNEIAQKMDGLDKDDRTELLGYLEDDYTYSSFKIFFNQFDNPRAFILKTPRNKRKIFCYLPYHLDLEKESSNPDLNAGLDEFYEYQATRDWVKQRAGQVERVVKNEQKKLTKKVKKLEKQLDLAENSEGYRIKGEILNANLAQVKPGMTKVSLPNYYENNAPLEIKLDPALSPARNAQKYFTRYKKLRDSIKHINEQLRIAKDDIRYFDSIQTAIDNANPQDIDQITDELINQGYLRKQKKNKRRKKITERNLNEFKLSSGKHVLVGKNNYQNDWLTLKKANKSDYWFHVKNMPGSHVILRDDQPTDQDIKEAAEIAAYFSKAKNSAHVQVDYVQDKRVKKPNGAKPGFVIYTGQNSIEVTPEEKEIMNKKIEK